Proteins encoded by one window of Cannabis sativa cultivar Pink pepper isolate KNU-18-1 chromosome 4, ASM2916894v1, whole genome shotgun sequence:
- the LOC115712526 gene encoding TLC domain-containing protein At5g14285, translated as METLNLFTPTLAIFFTIFLLIYLIAYFVLCHNWGPKNIAEATSCVISLVHGTPAVLLALNALTKSHMPLSSFASPNTNSQNIVLDYSIAYFLVDLIHYIVFFPTDILFISHHLATLYVFMTCRFVVHHGASALLVLLVLAEATSLCQNVWSLACLKKAYAPAALKLYDFLSPRFYVFYTVFRVVLGPLFVLKMVVFYLSGAADTSTPKWAWISWMVVISTAIFVSMLWILNHWIEWFREKRLVQKVKQK; from the coding sequence ATGGAGACACTAAATCTATTCACCCCCACATTAGCCATATTCTTCACCATTTTTCTACTCATATATCTAATTGCTTACTTTGTCCTTTGCCACAACTGGGGTCCAAAAAATATTGCAGAAGCAACAAGCTGTGTAATCTCTCTGGTTCATGGAACACCAGCTGTTTTATTAGCTCTAAATGCACTAACCAAATCCCATATGCCACTTTCTTCTTTTGCCTCTCCAAACACCAATTCACAAAACATTGTGCTTGACTATAGCATAGCTTACTTCTTAGTTGACCTTATTCACTACATAGTCTTCTTCCCAACTGATATTCTCTTCATAAGTCATCACTTGGCCACCCTTTATGTGTTCATGACATGTCGTTTCGTGGTTCACCATGGTGCCTCAGCTCTTCTGGTACTCCTTGTTCTTGCTGAGGCCACCAGTCTTTGCCAAAATGTGTGGAGCCTGGCTTGTTTAAAGAAGGCCTATGCACCTGCAGCTTTAAAACTGTACGATTTTCTttctcctcgtttttatgttttctaTACTGTTTTCAGGGTAGTTCTTGGACCTTTGTTTGTGTTGAAGATGGTGGTTTTTTATCTAAGCGGGGCTGCTGATACTTCAACTCCAAAATGGGCATGGATTTCTTGGATGGTTGTTATAAGCACTGCTATTTTTGTAAGcatgttatggattttgaatcATTGGATTGAGTGGTTTAGAGAAAAAAGACTAGTTCAGAAGGTGAAACAGAAGTAG